A stretch of the Fusobacterium varium genome encodes the following:
- the recN gene encoding DNA repair protein RecN has translation MLRELKIENLAIIDELDLEFGNGLIVLTGETGAGKSIILSGINLLIGEKASVDMIRSGEDHLLAQGVFEINDEQAEELSARFGIETEDNEVIVRRYLDTNGKGKAFVNNIRVSLNSLKDVMGTLVDIVGQHSHQMLLNKNNHIRLLDKFLGDEGKTLKESIAKKYNEYRDIVSQIDNIEKTRQEAIEKREFYEFQLAEIDRVNPQPEEDIRLEEEYKKLFNAGKIKDKILDSNLQLRDGEFNALHFIYNSRKNIESLCRYGDEFQEILEKLEKVYYELEDCVDILDTIDQDIDIDETRLQKVVDRLDAINKMKSKYGATIEEIIEFRNGIAEKVELLDENNFEVKRLLKLKEEVEKSYWKDAEELRRFRLKKSLEIEKELENELKFLKMGDAKFHIVVEKMDSMGINGSDNVEFLISTNVGQDMKPLWKIASGGEVSRIMLALKVIFSRVDNIPILIFDEIDTGVGGETVRKIANKMREIGDHAQVVSITHSPAIAARAHQQFYIKKETVNNNTSTTVKKLDAKGRIEEIARMLAGENVTEAVRKHAEELLNEE, from the coding sequence ATGTTAAGAGAGCTTAAAATAGAAAATCTAGCTATAATTGATGAACTTGATTTAGAATTTGGTAATGGACTTATAGTTCTCACAGGAGAAACAGGGGCGGGAAAATCAATTATCCTCAGTGGAATAAATCTTCTTATAGGGGAAAAAGCCTCTGTAGATATGATAAGAAGTGGGGAGGACCATCTTCTTGCTCAAGGAGTTTTTGAAATAAATGATGAACAGGCAGAGGAGCTCTCTGCCCGTTTTGGCATAGAAACAGAAGATAATGAGGTAATTGTAAGAAGATATCTGGATACTAATGGAAAGGGAAAAGCTTTTGTAAATAATATAAGGGTATCTCTCAACAGCCTTAAGGATGTTATGGGAACTTTAGTAGATATAGTGGGACAGCATTCTCATCAGATGCTTTTAAATAAAAATAATCATATAAGACTTCTTGACAAATTTTTAGGAGATGAGGGAAAAACTCTAAAAGAAAGTATTGCAAAAAAATATAATGAATATAGAGATATTGTTTCACAAATAGATAATATTGAAAAAACAAGACAGGAAGCTATAGAGAAAAGAGAATTTTATGAGTTCCAACTGGCTGAAATTGACAGGGTAAATCCACAGCCTGAAGAAGATATAAGGTTGGAAGAAGAATATAAAAAGCTTTTTAATGCTGGAAAAATAAAAGATAAAATACTTGATTCAAATTTACAGTTAAGAGATGGAGAATTTAATGCATTGCACTTTATATATAATTCAAGGAAAAATATAGAAAGTCTATGCAGATATGGAGATGAATTTCAGGAAATTTTAGAAAAACTTGAAAAAGTTTACTATGAACTTGAAGATTGTGTAGATATATTAGACACTATAGATCAGGATATAGATATAGATGAAACAAGACTGCAGAAAGTGGTGGACAGACTTGATGCTATTAATAAAATGAAGAGTAAATATGGTGCAACAATTGAGGAAATTATAGAGTTTAGAAATGGAATAGCTGAAAAAGTAGAGCTTTTAGATGAAAATAATTTTGAAGTGAAAAGATTGTTGAAATTGAAGGAAGAAGTAGAAAAAAGTTATTGGAAAGATGCTGAAGAATTGAGAAGATTCAGACTGAAAAAATCTCTTGAAATAGAAAAAGAACTGGAAAATGAACTTAAATTTTTGAAAATGGGAGATGCCAAGTTTCATATTGTTGTAGAAAAAATGGATTCTATGGGAATAAATGGTTCTGATAATGTGGAATTTCTTATATCAACAAATGTAGGACAGGATATGAAACCTTTGTGGAAAATAGCTTCTGGTGGAGAAGTAAGCAGGATAATGCTTGCTTTGAAAGTAATTTTTTCAAGAGTTGACAATATTCCTATTCTTATCTTTGATGAGATAGATACAGGAGTAGGAGGAGAAACTGTTAGAAAGATAGCTAATAAAATGAGAGAAATAGGAGATCATGCACAAGTGGTGTCTATAACACATTCTCCAGCTATAGCAGCAAGAGCACATCAACAATTTTATATAAAAAAAGAAACAGTGAACAACAATACTTCTACTACAGTGAAAAAACTGGATGCAAAAGGAAGAATAGAAGAAATTGCAAGGATGTTGGCAGGAGAAAATGTAACTGAGGCAGTGCGTAAACATGCAGAAGAACTTTTAAATGAGGAGTAA
- a CDS encoding putative ABC transporter — protein MFKKFISYYKPYKKMFFLDLLVATISALCDLVYPMITREIANHTIPNREFRAIGVFAGVLLGIYVIKMFCAYFMQYWGHLVGVGMQADMRRDVYSHLQNLPIRYFDNTQTGSIMSRIVNDLQDISELAHHGPEDLFISFFMIMGSFLVLIRINVGLTIIIFCLLPLIIIYSLFQRKRMLAAFVKTREKTGDINARLQNSISGIRVSKAFVINENERARFEEDNQRFVDARSKSYKIMAEYGAGVGFLTDLLDYAVLIFGGIFAYMGKINIGDFLAYLLYIKIFTQPIKRLIAFVEQYQNGMSGFKRFLDIISEEEETDKADADEIGKVEGEIDFQNVSFKHENKEVLKNISLKIPKGKMLALVGPSGGGKTTLCNLIPRFYTIDNGDIKIDGKSIYDVKLESLRKNIGIVQQDVFLFTGTIKENILVGNGEATDDEVMIAAKKANIHDLIMEMPDGYNTFVGERGVKLSGGQKQRIAIARIFLKNPPILILDEATSALDNITERLIQKSLEELCKGRTTIVVAHRLSTIQNADEIIVLTDNGIEERGTHKELLENKGFYHKLHNMSNL, from the coding sequence ATGTTTAAAAAATTTATAAGTTACTATAAACCATATAAAAAAATGTTTTTTCTAGACTTGTTAGTGGCAACCATTTCTGCATTATGTGATTTGGTATACCCAATGATAACTAGAGAAATAGCTAATCATACAATTCCTAATAGAGAATTCAGAGCTATTGGAGTATTTGCAGGAGTACTTTTAGGGATATATGTGATAAAAATGTTTTGTGCCTATTTTATGCAGTATTGGGGGCATCTTGTAGGAGTAGGAATGCAGGCTGATATGAGAAGAGATGTATACAGCCATCTTCAAAATCTTCCTATCAGATATTTTGATAATACTCAAACAGGAAGTATAATGTCAAGGATAGTAAATGATTTGCAGGATATATCAGAACTTGCACATCATGGACCAGAAGATTTATTCATATCTTTTTTTATGATAATGGGGTCTTTTTTAGTACTGATCAGGATAAATGTTGGATTGACAATTATAATATTCTGTCTTTTACCCCTTATCATAATATATAGTTTATTTCAACGAAAAAGAATGCTGGCAGCATTTGTAAAAACTAGAGAAAAAACTGGTGATATCAATGCAAGGCTGCAAAATAGTATTTCAGGAATAAGGGTATCAAAAGCTTTTGTTATTAACGAAAATGAAAGAGCAAGATTTGAAGAAGATAATCAGAGATTTGTAGATGCCAGAAGCAAATCATATAAGATAATGGCAGAATATGGTGCAGGAGTAGGTTTTTTAACTGACTTATTGGATTATGCAGTTCTGATATTTGGAGGAATATTTGCATATATGGGAAAAATCAATATAGGAGATTTCCTTGCTTATCTTTTATATATAAAAATATTTACTCAACCAATAAAAAGACTTATAGCATTTGTAGAACAGTATCAAAATGGAATGAGTGGCTTTAAAAGATTCTTGGATATCATTTCTGAAGAAGAAGAAACTGATAAAGCTGATGCAGATGAAATAGGAAAAGTAGAAGGAGAAATAGATTTTCAAAATGTATCATTTAAACATGAAAACAAAGAGGTTTTAAAAAATATTTCTTTAAAAATACCAAAAGGAAAGATGCTTGCACTAGTAGGGCCTTCAGGTGGAGGAAAAACTACTTTATGTAATCTTATTCCAAGATTTTATACTATTGATAATGGAGATATAAAAATAGATGGAAAAAGTATATATGATGTAAAATTGGAGTCTTTAAGAAAAAATATAGGAATAGTGCAGCAAGATGTATTTTTGTTTACTGGAACTATAAAAGAAAATATTTTAGTAGGAAATGGTGAAGCAACAGATGATGAAGTCATGATTGCAGCTAAAAAAGCAAATATTCATGATTTAATAATGGAAATGCCTGACGGATATAATACTTTTGTTGGAGAAAGAGGAGTAAAGCTTTCAGGTGGACAGAAACAGAGAATTGCTATTGCCAGAATATTTTTAAAAAATCCTCCAATATTGATACTTGATGAAGCAACTTCTGCTCTTGATAATATTACAGAAAGACTTATTCAAAAATCACTTGAAGAGTTATGCAAAGGAAGAACAACGATAGTAGTTGCTCACAGACTTTCTACTATTCAAAATGCTGATGAAATAATAGTTCTTACTGATAATGGAATAGAAGAAAGAGGAACACATAAAGAACTTTTAGAAAATAAAGGTTTTTATCACAAACTTCATAATATGAGTAATTTATAA
- a CDS encoding putative recombinase: protein MDFVKEFLETSKENGKITDTTHEMYQRDLKDFKEFLGEKNWIDVDNDDILRYIEELKNKYSDRSIYRKVSSLKSFYRYLLQKRIIDFMPMKEIELPKLQKAPVRVLELQELNRILEQCGDSFEGKRDRLVIRLLCETGLKINNILEIEKDMLETYEYKNITAAKGKRLYSEPISEKLGSDLKKYIEMLKNPEEKRVFGQLSRQGFRARFISYGKKAGIKQEISPNMIKKISIEIKGKYGNDDISFIEKIREAYMKIGIGDD, encoded by the coding sequence ATGGATTTTGTGAAAGAATTTTTAGAAACATCAAAAGAAAATGGAAAAATCACAGATACTACTCATGAAATGTATCAAAGAGATTTAAAAGATTTCAAAGAGTTTCTTGGAGAAAAAAACTGGATAGATGTCGATAATGATGATATTTTAAGGTATATAGAGGAACTGAAAAATAAATATAGTGACAGATCTATATATAGAAAAGTAAGTTCTTTGAAAAGTTTCTATAGATATCTTCTTCAAAAAAGAATAATAGATTTTATGCCTATGAAAGAGATAGAACTTCCAAAGCTCCAAAAGGCACCTGTGAGGGTTTTGGAACTTCAAGAGCTAAATAGGATTCTGGAACAGTGTGGAGACAGTTTTGAAGGTAAAAGAGACAGGCTGGTAATAAGATTACTATGTGAAACAGGATTGAAAATAAATAATATTCTGGAAATTGAAAAAGATATGCTTGAAACTTATGAATATAAAAATATAACTGCTGCAAAAGGGAAAAGACTATATTCGGAACCAATAAGTGAAAAATTAGGATCAGATTTAAAAAAATATATAGAAATGCTGAAAAATCCAGAGGAAAAAAGAGTGTTTGGACAACTTTCAAGGCAAGGATTCAGAGCAAGGTTTATATCATATGGAAAAAAAGCAGGGATAAAACAGGAAATCTCTCCTAATATGATAAAAAAAATAAGTATAGAGATAAAAGGCAAATATGGAAATGATGATATATCTTTTATAGAAAAAATAAGAGAAGCCTATATGAAAATAGGGATAGGAGATGATTGA
- the era gene encoding GTPase Era encodes MKAGFIAVVGRPNVGKSTLINKLVSEKVAIVSDKAGTTRDNIKGILNLNNNQYIFIDTPGIHKAKHLLGEYMTNSAIRVLKDVDVILFLLDGSQEISTGDQFVMERVMEAKKTPRILVINKIDKLSDEQLAAKREEVKEKLGEFDAVVEISGQYAFGLPRLLEAIEPFMEEGIKYYPDDMYTDMSVYKIITEIVREKILLKTRDEIPHSVAIEILDVAKRENGRDKFDVNIYVERDSQKGIIIGKNGKLLKEIGTEARKDIEVLLGEPIYLTLWVKVKDDWRKKKPFLKELGYVDEK; translated from the coding sequence ATGAAAGCAGGATTTATAGCAGTTGTAGGGAGACCTAATGTTGGAAAATCTACACTGATAAATAAGCTTGTATCTGAAAAAGTTGCAATAGTTTCAGATAAAGCAGGAACAACTAGAGATAATATAAAAGGAATACTTAATTTGAATAATAATCAGTATATCTTCATAGATACTCCAGGAATACATAAAGCAAAACATCTTCTTGGAGAATACATGACTAACAGTGCTATCAGAGTATTAAAAGATGTAGATGTAATACTTTTTCTTTTAGATGGCTCACAAGAAATCAGTACAGGGGATCAATTTGTTATGGAAAGAGTAATGGAGGCTAAAAAAACTCCAAGAATTCTTGTAATTAATAAAATAGATAAACTTTCTGATGAACAGCTTGCTGCTAAAAGAGAGGAAGTAAAAGAAAAACTTGGAGAGTTTGATGCAGTGGTTGAAATATCTGGTCAGTATGCTTTTGGACTGCCTAGATTATTAGAAGCGATTGAACCATTTATGGAAGAGGGAATCAAATATTATCCTGATGATATGTATACAGATATGTCTGTTTATAAGATAATAACTGAGATAGTGAGAGAAAAAATACTTTTGAAAACAAGAGATGAAATACCTCATTCTGTAGCTATTGAAATATTAGATGTGGCTAAAAGAGAAAATGGTCGAGATAAGTTTGATGTGAATATATATGTGGAGAGAGATTCTCAAAAAGGAATTATTATAGGAAAAAATGGTAAACTTTTAAAAGAAATAGGAACAGAAGCAAGAAAAGATATAGAAGTATTACTTGGAGAACCTATTTATCTTACACTTTGGGTAAAGGTAAAGGATGATTGGAGAAAGAAAAAACCATTTTTAAAAGAATTAGGATATGTAGATGAGAAATAA